In the genome of Chryseobacterium sp. 52, the window GAAATGTTTGAAAAATCGGCATTTTCTGTTTTTAAAGGCATAGATTCACTGCGGGAACTGATCATTTGGAGCTGAGTTCTTATAATATTCCTGAATTTTGAGCGCTGTTTTCTCTGTTTTACTTTAAAGAAAACAACAATCCCAATCAGGCAAAGCAGCAGTAAAATAATAGCCGCATTTTTTACAATGCTGATCTGTGCACTTTTTTTATTAGGCTGTACTAAAGTTTCCGGACCGCTTTTAACTGTAAATTCCCGGCTTCGGGCAGTAAGGCTGTCATACGCTCTTACGTATTTTACCGCATAAAGAGAAGCTTTAAAGTTATCTCCTATTCCTTCGTAATAATCATTAATATTGGAGTACACTGCTTTTTTGAGCTTAAGACTTTTAGAGCTGTCCGCTATATTTTCTGCTTTTTTCAGATATATTTCAGCATCTTTCCAGTTTTTCTGCTTCAGTCTTATCCCGCCAATTCCGTTATAAACCAATCCCAAAACACAGCATTTATTTTTAAGCAGGGATTCGGCTTTCAGGTAATAATTTTCAGAAACTGCGTAATTTTTAAGTTTAAAATATACATCTCCGAGAATCTGATAAGAAGCTGCTATGACTCTTTCATTATCTTTTATATGATCATTTCCAAAAGAGTTTAAGGAGAATTCAATATACTTTACGGCCTCCGGATAGTTTCCCTGTTCCATTTCGTAATACGCCATTTCCTGATTCAAAAGCCCCAGCACTTCCCTTTTTCTTTGAGAATTGTTGATGCCTTTTGCATATTCTATACCTTCCAGGGTATATTTTCTTGATCTTTCATGGAGACCTACCAGCCGGTATTCTTTAGAGAGAAACTCATGAACGCGGGAAAGCCATTCAGCATCATTGATCTGGCTTAAGAGAGAGTGAGCATTTTCACCGTAACATATAGATTTTTTAAACTCACCGGCGCAATGGTAAAGTTCTGCAGAGAGTAAAAGGCTTTTCACCTTATCC includes:
- a CDS encoding helix-turn-helix domain-containing protein; its protein translation is MSRSLLKLLFLFITAVPILAQKKYGFDQICERTSLQVVQKDIPEALKTADSLYMSAKKPLDKVKSLLLSAELYHCAGEFKKSICYGENAHSLLSQINDAEWLSRVHEFLSKEYRLVGLHERSRKYTLEGIEYAKGINNSQRKREVLGLLNQEMAYYEMEQGNYPEAVKYIEFSLNSFGNDHIKDNERVIAASYQILGDVYFKLKNYAVSENYYLKAESLLKNKCCVLGLVYNGIGGIRLKQKNWKDAEIYLKKAENIADSSKSLKLKKAVYSNINDYYEGIGDNFKASLYAVKYVRAYDSLTARSREFTVKSGPETLVQPNKKSAQISIVKNAAIILLLLCLIGIVVFFKVKQRKQRSKFRNIIRTQLQMISSRSESMPLKTENADFSNISVEEVDDRAKGADKRRNDSLMTSETESKLLELLEEFEKGDLYNNKNMSLSFLAAELNTNTKYLSYVINQHKSADVKTYVNRLRINYIVDKLINDEKYRQYKISILADECGFSSHSKFASVFKAVTDFSPSAYIKYLDAENQSDKNVHFRENN